Proteins encoded by one window of Lycium barbarum isolate Lr01 chromosome 11, ASM1917538v2, whole genome shotgun sequence:
- the LOC132618916 gene encoding SWR1 complex subunit 6, with translation MDEEMSNSARRLSLRTRKIAPKMAAALASSDNRTQAMLARLDALESDNAVAEPQLLDDDDEASLDDEDQVSHKKYPKGTKRKTRQAKALENKRAPKSFLELVNEANLESLPPHVPTYLRAAVGPPSSTSRRHFCTVCGFSSTYTCVQCGMRFCSIKCKTIHTETRCLKFVA, from the exons ATGGATGAAGAAATGTCAAATTCAGCACGGCGACTGTCTCTACGAACACGTAAAATTGCTCCAAAAATGGCTGCTGCTCTAGCCAGTTCTGATAATAGAACTCAG GCTATGCTGGCACGGCTTGATGCtttggaaagtgataatgcaGTAGCGGAACCACAACtacttgatgatgatgatgaagcttCTCTTGACGATGAGGATCAAG TGTCCCATAAGAAGTACCCAAAAGGCACAAAACGGAAAACACGCCAAGCTAAAGCACTTGAAAATAAGAGAGCCCCCAAATCATTCCTTGAGCTCGTGAATGAG GCAAACCTGGAGTCCTTGCCACCACATGTGCCAACCTATTTAAGAGCAGCAGTGGGACCACCAAGTTCCACCTCTCGTCGTCATTTCTGCACGGTTTGTGGTTTCTCCTCAACCTATACATGTGTGCAGTGTGGGATGCGCTTCTGCTCAATCAAATGCAAGACTATTCACACTGAAACTCGGTGCTTGAAATTTGTTGCTTGA